A window from Canis lupus familiaris isolate Mischka breed German Shepherd chromosome 18, alternate assembly UU_Cfam_GSD_1.0, whole genome shotgun sequence encodes these proteins:
- the LOC102153953 gene encoding nuclear pore complex protein Nup160-like, giving the protein MAAAGALERSFVELSGAERERPRHFREFTVCGIGTANALAGAVKYSESAGGFYYMESGKLFSVTRNRFIHWKTSGDTLELVEESLDVNLLNNTVRLKFQNCSLLPGGVHISETQNHVIILILTNQTVHRLLLPHPSRMYRSVSWLSVISFVSQITFLAVRNLMLEQYPLEIEGKLALLALTKHTLIVTI; this is encoded by the exons ATGGCGGCGGCGGGAGCCCTGGAACGGAGCTTCGTGGAGCTCAGCGGTGCTGAGCGCGAGAGGCCGAGACACTTTCGGGAATTCACAGTTTGCGGCATTG GGACTGCAAATGCCTTGGCTGGAGCCGTGAAATACAGTGAGAGCGCGGGAGGCTTCTACTATATGGAAAGTGGCAAGTTGTTTTCCGTCACCAGAAATAGATTCATTCATTG GAAGACCTCTGGAGATACATTGGAGCTGGTGGAAGAGTCACTGGATGTAAATCTGTTGAATAATACAGTTCGCCTCAAATTCCAAAATTGCAGCCTCTTACCTGGAGGGGTTCACATCTCTGAGACTCAGAATCATGTGATAATCTTGATATTAACCAATCAAACAGTGCACAGATTACTTTTACCACACCCTTCCCGGATGTATAGGAGtgtaagttggttaagtgtaatATCCTTTGTATCCCAAATTACTTTTCTGGCTGTCAGAAATTTAATGCTGGAGCAATATCCTTTGGAAATTGAAGGAAAATTGGCTTTATTAGCCCTCACCAAGCATACTTTGATAGTTACTATTTAA